The sequence below is a genomic window from Uranotaenia lowii strain MFRU-FL chromosome 2, ASM2978415v1, whole genome shotgun sequence.
TGCTGTTCCGATAGGCCCACACAACAAAAATCGTTGAAATTTCCCCCTGTATTTATCATCAAGAAAGCAGAAcatctaaaaaataaataaaaagatgtaaaaacacaaaattgtttaaattttattttttcttctccctCATTTTGCATTATGGTTTGAAAACATCCATATTTCAACTTCTCCTCGAGAATCTCAttcggttaaaaaataaccatattcgaacttctcccctagaagtcattttatggctTCTCAtagagaactcataaaatggcatttcccgggaaaaggtcaaaaatggttatttttgaatcgtaaatggtttaataatttctagcgtgtgTGCAATGGGAATTTTTTGCGACgttcacagacaaacagaccTGTTCTGTGTTTTGTTGAACTTTACTTCGAAACATCAATTCAGCATTAGGattagcattagcatagcattagcatagcattagcatagcattagcatagcattagcatagcattagcatagcattagcatagcattagcatagcattagcatagcattagcatagcattagcatagcattagcatagcattagcatagcattagcatagcattagcatagcattagcatagcattagcacagcattagcatagcattagcatagcattagcatagcattagcatagcattagcatagcattagcatagcattagcatagcattagcatagcattcgTTGATAATcttattgtttctaaaataaatttttctgcgtgtactACTAAACATTTAATTCGTGcggaaagaaattaaatttttaataaacggcTTCGGTTTGCTCTACGGTTAACTCCAAAATGGCGAAGAAAAGTTTCAACCGTTTTGTGGGTAATACACGGGAACtatcaaaatggttaaaatttcgcaaagaaaaaatctttaaaaaaataaccatattgattGTTTTGGAGCAAAAACCAGAAAATGGTTATTCTTTAACCATAAATGGgtaaataaaaatgagcgtgcTCTTTTATAACGACTCTCTGTGAAAGGGTCTCTAAAGAACTGACGTTTCTGTTCGAGCAGCTGGctgttttattttcactgtcCAACCAAGCAGGCTAACTTGTTTGAATTCGATAAAAACATTGATTAAACAACATATTCAAAAAAGTATTCATAATACCAGCGGTTGCAATAAGTACGATTTTGTGACAGGAACAAATTTATACAGGTAAAACTTGAACTATCACTTaacatgaatctaaatttctaGAGCTAAACGTAATCTTAACAATTCTAGCACCGACCACAAACTCTAATAACCACGGCTCCGAATGCATCGAAATCACCTTATACAATAATAATTAGCGCGCTTCGAGAGATTTGAGTCTCTAGTTTCAGACTAACCGTAGGTCACCATGTCTAACTCTGATGAAAACAAGACTCCTATCCAAATCAAAGAAGAAATTGACGACGAACCTAATCTTATGAGCCTGGAAAAGTTGGAACAAAACTCGCCGGATATTTGGTCGAAAAGGGGAGCACAGGGGTACAGCACACCAAACGTAAACTTTTCTCCTCCGGCATGGACCAAAGGACTAACCCAGGATGATATCAATTCAATGTATCAACTAGGAGCCCTATCTGCTAACGGAATtattgctgaagttaaaaaaatttacgacCAAGCGTACCAGTTGGGTGTTCAGGAGGCCAAAGAAATGACCAGAGGTAAATATCTGAATATTTTCACAAACAATCGCAAAAAACCATAGTGTAATGAGTAGTAAgtaatatattttatttaaaaaccctgAATTATGTTactcataaattaaaatatatccAAAGCATGAAGCTGTTAGTACTGCTACCAAACCGTTGAAAAACCCCAAAAATGCTCGAACTTCTAGTCAGTAgatctttgaattttcaaatttttccttggGAATGGTTACCATACAGAAAAGATTAAGTCTATTAATGAAATATAAGCTACAGAGGgctttatttgatgaaaatcctATTCTGTGCACATGGAAACcgtcaaaaaatttctaattaaCTAGTCCAATAAGCGCAATTGCAACAATGTAGTATCAGTATGATAACCACCgagatcaattttttcaacaagcaACAAAATCGTAATGGAATGAGATTGAGAACGAAGACGACCGCTAAAAACTCGATCAACTTGCACTCGAACCTGACCAAGATCAGACCATACATCAATGGCAACCAGAATCGGTTGTTGGTTTAGTGGCCTAGTGTAGATCCATGTATCTGGTATACTTTCCGCAGCAGCGGCGGCAATTTTCATCCTGTAGTGCAActtatttcttgaaaattaaatcatGACAGCTTCTGGCCGGCCGTTTTTTTTAACGTGTGCAATGGGAATTTTTTGCAACgttcacagacaaacagaccTGTTCTGTGTTTTTGTTACTTCGAAACATCAATACAGCATTAGGattagcattagcatagcataagTATAGGATTAGCATTAGAATAGCGTTAGCaaagttgaacattttaaaagaaattttatgttttgaaagttttcggAAAATGTCAAACAATCAGATGGAACAGATTTTTAGGGATAATATATTGCTTTAGAATTATTCTGTAGGTATACctaacgtaattttttttatgaatctcTGCTGCGGCAACCTGAATCTAATATTAAGAGTCCGATCGAGCTAAATTTAGTTAAGTTTAGTGAAAAAACCGGGTAAAATTGGCACATTTGTACATGATTCTTCTTTTCTTTCACAATAGAGCCCTTtaacgtagattttttttcaatgaacaaacagattctatattttttcctttttcactggttaaaaattccaaagctttttcacaatattttaaAGACCTTTGATGATGACCTGCAATGTTATCTAAAACGCAACAAACATTTATTGCATACACAAAGGCGCTTTCATAGTACTAAAAAAGTGTTCTAAAATATATCAGAACAACATTTGTTATCTCTTTTGTCTTGTTtccgacaaaaaattaaattttcaaaatatcatgttATCATTATGTCGAAAATCGTTACAAATACTGATATAAGATTTTACCTTTGCCATCAGGCCGTcaatttggaattcaaattcACTGTACAagatttttaaactataatttttaatcagaattcgACGTGAAAACGGGATTAGATTTCAccaaaatcttattttgaatcaatGTATAACACTTGAAATAATTAATAGAAAACGATTTAAACTTTCTACGCATTTTCATTAAtacctatttgatttttttcattgattgttAAGATTTATTTATCTCAAACACTAGTGTAAGTAAGAAAGAACATTTTCGGATCTTTTTTCGAACACAATAAAACGCTATATTGATCTACCAGAATAGAAAGGTTTTTATTCATCATCATTTGTCAAGATTTGTCAGAAGTTTCAACGTTTAATCAACTGGTTCTTTCATCAATCGGGGATCAATGTGTGGATTTAGCATCTTATCTTTTGTTCTTATAATTTCTTCTCTCAAATGTTCCACATACTTTTAGTAGAatcaatttaattgtttttgacGGTAGTAATCGTCGATATCTTAGCGATAATATTCTGCAATTTTATTCGTCCGTCTCCGACGTTAACGGGACAAAAAAGGAAAGGGGAACaaactacattttaaaaaactcCTTGTTTTTGGTTGGATCCGTGCCCTCGCGAAGCGTGCATTGGTGGTGCTGGTTTTTTGTtcctattttcattttattcttttttaacgTTGATTTTCCGTTTTATTAACctttttgtacagatttttagatgagatttattttcatgcctTTATTGATGTGCGTTATTAGAACGTTAGGATAGGTTTTTGGTTACTTATGTTGAATATACAAACGAACGAAATTTCTTATAAACGAATTCTCTTCGCTTGGATTCGGGTTAAAATAACAAACTATTGATATATTTTTCGCGTGCTCACAACTAAATCACTTCGATGAAGTTTAAGCAAAACTAAAATATGCGCTAACATCTAAAAACCACAGGTTTGTGTAAAAGTTGTTCGTTTCTAACACTTTTGTTCGGgtgtttgaaatcaattttttgggttttgtttttcagctttttttgtTTGCACCACGTATCCCAGCAAATGGCCAATGTGTCGTCAATCGACGATGGCCCGGGAAGCACCTTTCGACCATTCGGCGGACCGGAGTGTTTTCGAAATGGCTCTTTTCCACAAATAAATTCCTTTACGTAAACACAACACAAAACGTGTATGACccgagtgaaaaaaataaacttcgtTGTGTGTGGATTATTGGTTCTGATGGGGAGGCAATCCTTTGTTCGAAATTTCGGTAGGATGTTGATTGTTCTGTTAAGATGCTATACCTCTGAACGTCCGAGACCACACGGTAAACTCGGATGTAAGTTCCTTGTTTCGATGTAGGAAAGTACAACCAAGCTTGGTTGGTAGGCTCAGGGATGCCTCGCGATTTTGGAAAAGATGTAAATTTGTTCTTGGAACAAACAAAGTGATGTCCAAATGTACGGTGGACTATTTCGATTGATTTACAgtagattcaaatttttgaagaacacattcaaagtttaaagtgattttataTGTTCACTACTGTTCAAAAGCTTAGAGCTTCAAGTTCATTAAAATATTCTTCCGGGCGATTGTTATCTCAGCAATGCACTATCATCTATTGAATGTTTTCGCAGTGGCAGTTTCTAGCAATTCCTTCTAATATGGTTATCTTCCATATATCTGTTTGAGCTGTACTGAAGGACCATTTGATAACTGACATAATTGTAcaatattgcaatttttaaatgCGCGATAAATTGCTGATGCTCCAATCCTATCACCGGTCGTTTGTTGCTAATGATTATTCTCCGATGAGTCAATTCAATAATCAAAGCTGTTCAATGTGTCATAATCCAAATCCAACGAAGTTTGACCTTGCAACTGTTTGATGTTGTTTGTAGTTCACAAGCTTTGTCCACGTGTCGACCGGAAATCGGTAGCCGAAATCTGAACCGAAATCACCTGACGAAACATTGTGAAGCACATAATCCATCATCGAAAACGTttgtattcgatttttttcacgtcatacaacaaattttgcagcagGTAGCGCCTCCAAAGGATGGCAAGCTGGAGGCACA
It includes:
- the LOC129741327 gene encoding protein lin-52 homolog, whose translation is MSNSDENKTPIQIKEEIDDEPNLMSLEKLEQNSPDIWSKRGAQGYSTPNVNFSPPAWTKGLTQDDINSMYQLGALSANGIIAEVKKIYDQAYQLGVQEAKEMTRGKYLNIFTNNRKKP